The DNA region AGCGTCGACGAGCTGAAGGCCTACTGCAAGGCCAATTTCACCGGCTACAAGGTGCCCAAGCACATCGTCCTCAAGGACGCCCTGCCGATGACGCCGGTCGGCAAGATCCTCCGTCGCGAGCTGCGCGACATCGCCTGACCCTTCCCCCCATCCCCGGCCCGCGAGGGCCGGCGGATGCACGGCGATCCCTCTGCGACGCCTTCTGCACGCCGATTAGAGACGTTACTCTAAAGATGACCGGAGTCATTGCATTCGGTCATTTTAATGACTCGTTGGGCCTTGTTTGGCTCTGGTCGCCCATTTGCAAAGCTGCTACTCTCGGCGCGTTTTTTTGCCCTGGAAAGGGCCGAAACGACCGCACAGAACACAACAAACAACTGCCTCGTGCAGTGAAGATCAGCTGTTGCTTAGGAGTGGGCTTCCATGACCGAAAATTTCTGGAAGGACAAGTATCCAGCAGGCATTCCTGCGGAAATCAATGCCGACGCGTACCCCAATATCCAGGCGGTATTGAAAGAGTCCTGCCAACGCTTTGCCGACAAGCCCGCTTTCAGCAACCTGGGCAAGACCATCACCTACGGTGAGCTCTACGAGCTGTCCGGCGCCTTCGCGGCCTACCTGCAACAGAACACCGACCTGCAACCCGGCGATCGCATCGCCGTGCAGCTGCCGAACGTGCTGCAGTACCCCATCGTGGTCTTCGGTGCCCTGCGCGCCGGCCTCACCGTGGTCAACACCAACCCGCTGTACACCGCGCGGGAGATGGAGCACCAGTTCAACGACGCCGGCGCCAAGGCCCTGGTCTGCCTGGCCAACATGGCCCACCTGGCCCAGGACGTCCTGCCGCGCACCGGCATCAAGCACGTCGTGGTCACCGAAGTCGGCGACATGCTGCCGGCGCTCAAGCGCCTCTTGGTCAACAGCGTCGTCAAGTACGTGAAGAAGATGGTCCCGGCCTATCACCTGCCCCAGGCGGTGAAGCTCAACGATGCCCTGGCCAAGGGCCGCGGCAAGCCGGTCAAGGATGCATCCCCGGCCGCCAGCGACATCGCCGTGCTGCAGTACACCGGCGGCACCACGGGCGTGGCCAAGGGCGCGATGCTGACCCACCGCAACCTGATCGCCAATATGCTGCAGTGCAAGGCACTGATGGGCGCCAACCTCAATGAAGGTTGCGAGGTGCTGATCACGCCGCTGCCGCTGTACCACATCTACGCCTTCACCTTCCATTGCATGTCCATGATGCTGACCGGCAACCACAACGTGCTGATCAGCAACCCCCGCGACCTGCCGACCATGGTCAAGGAACTGTCCAACTGGAAGTTCACCGGCTTCGTGGGGCTCAACACCCTGTTCGTCGCCCTGTGCAACAACGAGGACTTCCGCAAGCTGGACTTCTCCGCCCTCAAGCTGACCCTGTCCGGCGGCATGGCCCTGCAGCTGGCCGCGGCCGAGCGCTGGAAGGACGTCACCGGCTGCGCCATCTGCGAAGGCTTCGGCATGACCGAGACCAGCCCGGTGGTATCGGTGAACCCGTTCCAGAGCATCCAGATCGGCACCATCGGCATCCCGGTCCCCTCGACCCTGTGCAAGGTGGTCGACGACGAGGGCAACGACCTCGCCATCGGCGCCATCGGCGAGCTGTGCGTCAAGGGCCCGCAGGTGATGAAGGGCTACTGGCAGCGCCAGGACGCCACCGACGAGATCCTCTCGGCGGACGGCTGGCTGAAGACCGGCGACATCGGCCTGATCCAGGAAGACGGCTACATGCGCATCGTCGACCGCAAGAAGGACATGATCCTGGTCTCCGGTTTCAACGTGTACCCGAACGAGCTGGAAGACGTGCTCGCCACCCTGCCGGGCGTGCTGCAATGCGCCGCCATCGGCATCCCCGACGAGAAGTCCGGCGAGGCGATCAAGGTCTTCGTGGTGGTCAAGCCGGGTGCCAGCCTGACCAAGGACGAGGTGATGCAGCACATGCGCGCCAACGTCACCGGCTACAAGATGCCCAAGGCCGTCGAGTTCCGCGACAGCCTGCCGACCACCAACGTCGGCAAGATCCTGCGCCGTGAACTGCGTGACCAGGAACTGAAGAAGCTCAAGGGCTGATCCATTCCGCATGAACGAGCCCCGCACCCGCGGGGCTTTTTCTTTTCTGCATCCCCGCAGGTTGGTGCCGGGCGCAGCGAGGCCCAACGCTGCACTCGGTGCCGCCGCTGGCCCCGGACTGAAGTCCGGGCTACGGGTCCGCCCCCCGGGCCAGCCGCTTCGCTAGCTCTACCGAACGGTATGACCTCCCGTCGCTCCCGCCCGTTGCCAGCATTGCGACAGCGGCGGATTCGCATAACCTGCGCCGGTCCGCGGGCCCGTGGCCCGCACCGTTGCGCTTCCTGGGGGACCTCCATGCGTATGAACGTGCGTCGAATCCTCCTGGCCTGGATGCTGGGAGTTGTCGTCGTCGGCCCGACCGTGGCCGCTGAAAACCCGTCCGCGAAACCGGTGATCGGTTCCGCCTCGCCGCAGGCCGTGACCGGCCGCCCGCTCAGCGTGCTGTTCGTGGGCAACAGCTACACCTTCTACAACGACCTGCCGCGCATGGTCCGGCAGATGTCGCTCGACGCCGCCCAGCCGCGCCCGCTGGACGTGCGCGACGTCACCTTCGGCGGCGCGAGCCTTGAGGCCCACTGGAACCGCGGCGTGGTGCAGCAGGTGCTGGCCAGCCAGCACTGGGACTACGTGGTGATCCAGGACTTCAGCACCATGCCGGTGGACAACCCCGAGAAGACCCGCACCTACGTGCGCCTGATGGCCGCCGAGGCACGCAAGGCCGGCGCCCAGCCGATCCTCTACCTGACCTGGGCGCGCCAGGCGAACCCGGCCATGCAGGCGCAGCTCGATGCCGTCTACACCGGCCTGGCCAACGAGACCCACGCACTGCTGGCCCCGGTCGGGCAGGCCTGGAAGCAGGCCCTGGCGGCCACCCCGCAACCGCACCTGTTCATCGAGGACGGCAGCCACCCGAGCTACAGCGGCAGCTACCTGACCGCCTCGGTGTTCTACGCGCTGATCTACGGCGTGCAGCCGCCGGCACCGTCGTCCGAGCAGGCCGCGCGCCTGGACCACGACAGCAGCAGCGCCCTGCAGGGCTTCGCCTGGAACTCCCTGCAGGCCCAGGACCTGGCCCTGCGCACCGTCCCGGCCGAGCTGCGCAGCCTGCCGATCACCGCCACCCGCTGACCCGCTCCACCCCGCGCCGCCGAGCCATCGGCGCGCGGGCGCTTCCCGATGCGGTGCGGGGGCGGAATCTGCGACAATCGCGCCTTTGCCACGATTGCCCAGCGCCTGATGACCGACATCGCCTCCCTGCACAAGAACCTCGACCACGCCCTGATCGCCGACCGCCATCGCCTGCGCCGCCAGCTCCACGAGCTGCACAAGAAGCCGGACGAGGCGAAGCTCGCCCAGTGGCTGGAACGCTTCCAGGCTTCCTGCGCCAAGGTCGAGGCCCGTCGCGCCAGCGTGCCGCGCATGCGCTACGACGACGCCCTGCCCATCGCCGCCAAGCGCGACGAGATCAAGGCCGCCCTGGAGAAGCACCAGGTGCTGGTGATCGCCGGCGAGACCGGCTCGGGCAAGACCACCCAGCTGCCGAAGATCTGCCTGGAGATCGGCCGCGGCACCCACGGCCTGATCGGCCACACCCAGCCGCGCCGGCTGGCCGCGCGCAGCGTGGCGACCCGCGTGGCCGAGGAGATCGGCACGCCCCTGGGGGAACTGGTGGGCTACCAGGTGCGCTTCGAGGACCAGTCCAACGAGCGCAGCCTGATCAAGCTGATGACCGACGGCATCCTCCTGGCCGAAACCCAGCACGACCGCCTGCTCGAGCGCTACGACACGATCATCGTCGACGAGGCCCACGAGCGCAGCCTGAACATCGACTTCCTCCTGGGCTACCTGAAGACCCTGCTGCCACGACGCCCGGACCTGAAGCTGATCATCACCTCGGCGACCATCGACCTGGAGCGCTTTTCCAAGCACTTCGGCGACGCGCCCATCGTCGAGGTCTCCGGCCGCACCTACCCGGTGGAGACCTGGTACCGGCCCCTGGCCGCCGAGGTGGATGAGAACGGCGAGGCGCTGTTCGACGACCTGTCGGTGGACCAAGGCATCCTCCGCGCCCTGGACGAGATCGCCGACCACGAGCGCGCCGAAGGCAAGCGCCCGGGCGATGTGCTGGTGTTCCTCCCCGGCGAGCGCGAGATCCGCGACGCCGCCGAGGTGCTGCGCAAGGCCAACCTGCGCCACACCGAGGTGCTGCCGCTCTATGCACGGCTGACCCCGGCCGAGCAGCAGAAGATCTTCGCGCCCATGCCGGGCCGCAAGATCGTGCTCGCCACCAACGTCGCCGAAACCTCGCTGACGGTGCCCGGCATCCGCTACGTGATCGACAGCGGCACCGCGCGCATCAGCCGCTACAGCTACCGCGCCAAGGTCCAGCGCCTGCCCATCGAGGCCGTGTCCCAGGCCAGCGCCAACCAGCGCAAGGGCCGCTGCGGGCGGGTCGAGCCGGGCATCTGCGTGCGCCTGTACAGCGAGGAGGACTTCCTCGGCCGCCCGCAGTTCACCGACCCGGAGATCCTGCGCACCAACCTGGCGGCGGTGATCCTGCAGATGCTCCACCTGCGCCTGGGCGAGATCGGCGACTTCCCCTTCATCGAACCGCCGGACGGCAAGGCGGTGAGCGACGGCTTCACCCTGCTGCAGGAGCTCTCGGCAGTGAACCGCGAGGGCCAGCTCACGCCCCTGGGCCGCCAGCTGGCACGCCTGCCGGTGGACCCGCGCCTGGGCCGCATGGTGCTGGAAGGCGCCAGCCAGGGCAGCCTCGACGAGGTGCTGCTGATCACCAGTGCGCTCTCGGTGCAGGACCCGCGCGAACGGCCGATGGAACGCCAGCAGGCCGCCGACCAGGCCCACGCGCAATGGAAGGATGTGGATTCCGACTTCGCCGCGCTGGTCAACCTCTGGCGCGGCTTCGAGGAGCAGCGCCAGGCGCTGGGCTCCAACGCCCTGCGCACCTGGTGCCGGAAGAACTTCCTCAACTACATGCGCCTGCGCGAGTGGCGTGATGCCCACCGCCAGCTGACGCTGATCTGCCGCGAGCTCAAGCTCTCCATCAACAAGGAGCCGGCGGACTACCCGCGCGTGCACAAGGCGCTGCTCTCCGGCCTGCTCAGCCAGATCGGCCAGAAGAGCGAGGACGGCGACTACCTCGGCGCCCGCCAGCGGCGTTTCTGGATCCATCCCTCGACCGTGATCGCCAAGAAGCGCCCGCAGTGGATCATGGCCGCCGAGCTGGTGGAGACCACCAAGCTGTTCGCGCGCATGGTCGCCAAGATCGACCCCGACTGGCTGGAACCCCTGGCCGGCCACCTGGTGAAGAAGAACCACCTGGAGCCGCACTGGGAGAAGCGCCGTGGCCAGGTCGTGGCCTACGAGCAGGTCACCCTCTACGGGCTGATCGTGGTCGGCCGCCGCCCGGTGCACTACGGGCCCATCGACCCGCCGGTGGCGCGCGAGCTGTTCATCCGCGAGGGCCTGGTGCGCGGTGAGATCCACAGCCGCGCCAAGTGCCTGGCCGCCAACCGCCAGTTGCTGGAACGGCTCGACGAGCTGGAAGCCAAGGCCCGCCGCCGCGACATCCTCGCCGACGAGGAAACCCTCTTCGGCTACTACGCCGCGCGCCTGCCCGAGGACATCTACCAGACCGCCAGCTTCGAGAAGTGGTACGAGCGCGAGCGGGCGAAGAATCCCGAGCTGCTGATCATGCGCGAGGAGGACGTGCTGGCCCGCGAAGCCAGCGAAGTCACCGCCGCGCAGTACCCGGACACCCTGCGCATCGGCGAGCTTCAACTGCCGCTGGACTACCACTTCGAACCCGGCCACCCGCGTGACGGCGTGACCCTGCGGGTGCCCGCGCCCCTGTTGCCGCAGCTGCCCGCCGAGCGCCTCGACTGGCTGGTGCCCGGCCTGCTGGAAGCCAAGTGCGTGGCCCTGGTGCGCAACCTGCCCAAGGCCATCCGCAAGAACTTCGTGCCGGTGCCGGATTTCGTGAAGGCCGCGCTGGCCAAGCTGGCCTTCGCCCAGGGCTCGCTGCCCGAGGCGCTGGGCCGCGAACTGCAGCGCATGACCGGCGCCCGCGTGCCCGAGGAGGCCTGGGCGGAAGCCGCCGGCCTGCTGGAGCACCACCTGAAGATGAACATCGAGGTGGTGGACGCGCGCGGCAAGTTCCTCGGCGAAGGCCGTGACCTGGCCGAGCTGACCGCGCGCTTCGCCGAGGCCAGCCAGGCCGCCCTGGCCATCCCGCAGAAGCAGGGCGAGCAGCGCCCGGTGGAAGCCAAGGGCTTCGCCCAGGTGGCGGAGAAGACCCAGCAGAAGGTCGCCGGCCTGTCCATGACCGTCTACCCGGCGCTGGTGGAGGAGGGCGGCAGCGTCAAGGAAAGCCGCTTCCCCACCCAGGCCGAGGCCGACTGGCAGCACCGCCGCGCCCTGCAGCGGCTGCTGTTGCAACAACTGGCCGAGCCGGCCAAGTACCTGCGCGGCAAGCTGCCGGGCCTGACCGAGCTGGGCCTGCTGTACCGCGACATGGGCCGGGTCGACGCGCTGGTGGAGGACATCCTCCTGGCCAGCCTCGACAGCTGCATACTCGACGGCGAAGCCAGCCTGCCCCGCGATGGCGCGGCCCTGGCCTCGCTGGCGGAGAAGAAGCGCGGTGCCTGGGCCGAGCACGCCGAACGCCTGGCCCGCCTGACCCTGGACATCCTCAAGCTCTGGCATGGCCTGCAGAAGCGCTTCAAGGGCCGCATCGACCTGGCCCAGGCGGTGGCGCTCAACGACATCAAGGCGCAGCTGGGCAACCTCGTGTACCCCGGTTTCGTCCGCGAGACCCCGGCCGAGTGGCTGAAGGAAGTGCCGCGCTACCTCAAGGCCATCGAGCAGCGCTTCGACAAGATCGGCGCCCAGCTGCAGCGTGACCGCGTCTGGTCCGGCGAGCTGGCCGGCTATTGGGAGCAGTACCAGGCGCGCCTGGCCAAGCATGCCCAGGAAGGCAAGCGCGACCCCGAACTGGTGCTGTACCGCTGGATGCTGGAGGAGTACCGCGTGTCCCTCTTCGCCCAGCAGCTGGGGACGAAGATGGCGGTCTCCGACAAGCGTCTCAACAAGCAGTGGACCCAGGTGGAGGGTTGATCCGTGAGTGATGTGCTGTTCGAAATCCGCCCCATGAGCCCCGAGCTGTACCGCGAGAGGACCCGGCGCATCGCCATCGGCATCGCCGTGCTGTTCATCGCCCTGGCGATGCTGTTCGCCACGGCCAGCGTGCAGCTGTTCGGCACCCCCGGTGGCGACAACTTCCGCTGGAACCTGGCTGGCGTACTGGCCGGGCTGGCGGTGACGGTGGCCCTGGTGCGCCTGCAGTTCTGGCCGCGCCCGTTCATGGCGCCGGCGGTCTATGGCTGGGGGCTCAAGCGCAGCCTGATGCGCGTCACCAACCTGATGCACCGGGTCAAGGCCGGTGTCGCCGTGAACGACCCGTCGGCGATGAAGCTGCTGCGCTTCTACCACCTGGGCGTGACCCAGATGCACCAGCTGGACGGCAACACCTCCGACCTCAGCCAGATGGTCCGCGAGATCGATGCGCACCGCGAGGCGATGCTGGCCCAGGGGCTCGACCCGGAGCAGGGGCGCCTGGAGCGCGACTGGCTGGACGCGGTCAAGCGCTTCGGCTGAACCACCGTCTGCCGGGTTCCCGCGTTCGCGGGAATGACGCTCACGAAAGACCCGCCCCGCACTCGTCATCCTCGCGAACGCGGGGATCCACTGGAACAGCATCACCCCACAGGGACGATCCCATGCCTTCCACCCTCGAACTCGTCGCCGACCTGGTGAACCTGATCGCCGTGCTGCTGGCGGCGCGCAACAGCGTGCACACCTGGTCCAGCGGCATCCTCGGCTGCGTGCTGTTCGGCTGGTTGTTCTTCGAATCCCAGCTGTATGCCGACGTCACCCTGCAGGGTTTCTTCATCGTCACCAGCGCCCTGGGTTGGTGGGCCTGGTTGCGTGGCAACGCCGGCACCCAGCTGCCGGTGAGCCGCACCGCGCCAGGCACGCTGGCGTGGATGGCGGCCCTGGCGGTGGTGGTGGCGTTGGCCTATGGCGCACTGCTGCATTACTTCACCGATGCCTATGCACCGCTGGTGGACTCCCTGGTGCTGACTTTCAGCGTGCTGGCGCAGCTGTTGCTGATGCGCCGGCGCCTGGAGAACTGGTACGCCTGGCTGCTGGTGAACACCCTGGCGGTGCCGCTCTACGCCTCCCGCGAGCTGTACCTCACCGCCGGGCTCTACACGCTGTTCTGGTGCAACGCCTGGTACGGCCTGTACCGCTGGCGCCGTGAGCTGCGCGAGGCCGCCGCGCCGGTGGCCGGGCAGGAGCCGGCCTGAGATGCACACGACCTTTCGCACCGGCCTGGTGGTGGGCAAGTTCTCGCCGCTGCACCTGGGCCATGAGCGGCTGATCCGCGCGGCCCAGGGGCAATGCGAGCGGCTGTTGCTGCTCTGCTGGTCCCTCCCCGAGCTGCCGGGTTGCGAGGCCGGGCGCCGTGAGCGCTGGCTGCGCCTGCGCTTTCCGGAGTTGCAGGCCGAGGTGGTCACCCCGGCCCGCATCCAGGCCTGGCGGGAGCAGGGCAAGCGCCTGCCCGACCTGCCCCACAACGACGCCCCCGAGTTCGAGCCGCGCCAGTTCGTCGCCGAGTTCTGCCAGGCGGTGTTCGGCACCACGGTGGACGCGGTGTTCACCAGCGAGGGCTATGGCGAGGGGTTCGCCGCGCACCTGGCGGGTGTCTTCGGGCACTCGGTGCGGCACGTCTGCGTCGACCCGCAGCGCCTCGCCGTGCCCGTTTCCGGCACCCGCCTGCGGGCCGACCCCCACGGGTTGCGGGACTTCCTCGCCCCCGAGGTGCACGCCGACTTCGTCGAACGGATCGTCCTGCTCGGCGGCGAATCCACCGGCAAGAGCAGCCTCGCCATCGCCCTGGCCGCCGCGCTCGACGCGCCTTGCGTGGCCGAGTTCGGCCGCGAGCACTGGGTGGCGAAGGACGGCCAGCTGGAGTTCGATGACCTGCTGCACATCGGCCGCACCCAGGTGGCGCGGGAAGACCAGGCAGCGCTCACGGCCGGGCGCTACCTGGTCTGCGACACCTCGGCGCTGACCACGCTGTTCTACAGCCACGCGATGTTCGGCCGCGCCGAGGCCGAGCTGGCCACCCTGGCCGAACGCCCCTATGCGCACACCTTCCTCTGCGCCGACGACTTCCCCTTCGTCCAGGACGGCACCCGCCAGGACGAAACCTTCCGCCGCCGCCAGCAGGCCTGGTACCGCGCCGAACTGCAACGCCGCGGCTGGCCCTTCCAGGTACTCACCGGCCCGCTGGAGGCGCGGGTGGAGCAGGTGCTGGGCCATCTGCGCAACGCCTCCCCGGGCTGAAGCCCGGGCTACGGGGCGGCTGCTCCTGTGGGAGCGGATTCATCCGCGATTGATGCCACTCCGATGGCCTACGGCGCGGAGCCGAGCCATGTATCGTTGGGTTTCGTCCCTCTACCCAACCTACGGTGACTGCCAATGATTAAGAACGGCATGCGTCCCATCCATCCCGGTGAAATCCTCCGTGAGGAATTCCTCGTGCCGCTGGACATGAGCGTCAACGCGCTGGCCGGTGCCTTGCGCGTTCCGGCCACCCGCCTGCACGAGATCGTCAAGGAGCGTCGCGCCATTTCCGCCGATACCGCGCTGCGGCTGGCCCGCTACTTCGGTGGCGAGGCACAGTCCTGGCTCAACCTGCAGGCTTCCTATGACTTGCGGGTCGCCGAGCTGGACCACGGTGCGGAAATCGAGGCCGATGTGTCCCCTCGCGTCGCCTGACTCGTGGGTGGGTTTGTCTACAGGGAAAACCGTCACCGATTCGACAGGGTGCCTTTCCGCTCCCAGGTGGAGTGAATGCTGGCGAGCAAGGGACGGATGGCTTTGGCGCCCCGAAACCCGCGCTGCTATGTTCAATCCGGTGTCCCTGCCGTCTTTGCTTCGGCGACCGTCAATGGAGTGACCCATGAAACTGGCCGAGATTCATGACGACGTGTTCATGTGCAACATCATGGTGTTCGCCGGGCATGGCGGGTTCTGCCGGGTCTACCGTAATCGCCCGAGGATGATCACGGTGCCTTCGAACACCACTATCACCTTCTGGTGCCCCGACCAGAGCGGCCAGTTTTCCAGCCTGAGCACGCTGGACAATGACATCGGCAAGCTCATCGACGTGACCAATGGGCTGTCGGAGATGTGCAAGACGATGCGTGCTAGCAACGATCGTCTGCCCGTCACCTATGAACCCGGTGATCAGATCAAGAACTACGTGCTGATGTCGCCACAGAGTCTGCAGCTAGGTGAGGCCCGCTCCCTGTCAAGGTTGGTGACGGTGCAGCAGAGCGGCATCGGTTCGACCAAGGGCGTGTTCCTGGAGGACCTCCTGTATGAATTCGGCGGCAGGAACTGCCATTGGGCGGCATGTCGCGAAGTGATCAATCTGAGCGACGTCATTATGGAAGGCGGGGAGCTGGTCAGAAACTGACAGGCTCCACAGAGAAAGGCCGCCGCTGGAGTGATCCGGCGGCGGCCTTTTTCGTTGGGCTGGCTCAGGCCATGGCCAGCCGGGCGTCGCGGCGTTTTTCCAGGCGCAGGGCGAAGAGGGCGACGGCGAGGGCGAGGATCGGCAGGCTGGCGGCGGCCCAGGGCAGGGCGATGAGGCCGGGGCCCTGGTCGATGACGCTGCCACCGAGCCAGGCGCCCAGGGCGTTGCCCAGGTTGAAGGCAGCGATGTTGAAGCTGGCGGCCACGCTCTGGCCGGCACCTTCGGCCTTTTCCAGCACCCAGATCTGCAGGGGCGGCACGGTGGCGAAGCCGGCGACGCCGAGCAGGAAGGTGAAGGCGATGACCGCGACCTGGTTTTCCAGCACGAAGCCCATCAGGCCCAGCACCACGGCCAGGGCGGCCATGCTGCCGAGGAGTGCCGGCAGCAGGCGGCGGTCGGCGAGGCGGCCGCCCAGCAGGTTGCCCAGCACCAGGCCGGCACCGAACACCAGCAGCACCGGCGAGACGGCCGCTTCGCCGAAGCCGCTGACACGGGTCAGCAACGGTGCGATGTAGCTGAACACGGTGAACACGCCGCCAAAGCCCAGCACGGTGGTGAGCAGGCCGAGCAGCACGGCGGGGCGGCCGAGCACGCGGAAATCTTCGCGCAGGCTGCTGGGGGCAGGCTTCTCGCGGTCGCGGGGGACGAACAGGGCGATGATCACCAGCGCCACCACGCCGACCACGGTCACCGCCCAGAAGGCCGCGCGCCAGCCCATGGCCTGGCCGAGCCAGGTGCCGAAGGGCACGCCGAGGATGGTGGCGACGGTGAGGCCGGTGAAGATGATGGCGATGGCCGAGGCGCGACGGTCGGCGGCCACCAGGCTGGTGGCGACCACCGAGCCGACGCCGAAGAAGGTGCCGTGGGCGAATGAGGTGAGCACCCGCGCGGCCATCAGCGCGGTGTAGTTGGGCGCCAGGGCGCAGGCGAGGTTGCCGAGGGTGAAGATCACCATCAACGCCAGCAGCGTGGTCTTGCGTGGCCAGCGTGCGCTGAGGGCGGTGAGCAGCGGGGCGCCGGCGACCACGCCGAGGGCGTAGCCGGAGATCAGCAGGCCGGCGGCGGAGATGGAAACGCCAAGGTCGCCGCCGACCTCCAGCAGCAATCCCATGATGATGAATTCGGTGACACCGATGCCGAAGGCACCGGCTGTGAGGGCGTAGAGAGCGACGGGCATGACGCGGGCTCCGATGGATGGGCGATGGCGGGCAGCTTATCCACGGCGCTTTTGCTGATATAGACTGCCTCCGCGCAAATCACTTGTGAGTTCAAGTCATATGCCCCGGCCCGATATCAACCGTTTCGGCGAGATGGACGTCTTCGTCCGCGTGGTGGAAACCGGCGGTTTCACCAGCGCCGCCCGCGCCTGCGGGATAACGCCCTCGGCGGTGAGCAAGCTGGTGTCGCGCCTGGAGGCACGCCTCGGCGCACGGCTGTTCAACCGCTCCACCCGGCGCCTGGGGCTGACGCCGGAAGGCGAGCGCTTCTACCAGCGCAGCCTGGGCATCCTCGCCGACCTCAATGAGGCCGAGCGCGAGGCCGGGGCCAGTGCGCGTCCCCATGGGCGGGTGTGCATCAGTTGCAACGTGCCCATCGGCCGGCAGTACCTGATCCCGGTGCTGCCGGAGTTCCTCGCCCTGTACCCGGAGGTGACTCTCGACATCAGCCTCACCGATGCGGTGGTGGACCTGCTGGAGACCCGCGCCGACGTGGCGATCCGCAGCGGCCCGTTGAAGGACTCCGGGCTGGTGGCGCGCAAGCTCGGCGACTCGGCTCACCATGTGGTGGCGGCGCCTGCCTATCTCGCCCGCCACGGTGCACCGGCGACGCCCGCCGAGCTGGCCGGGCACAACTGCCTCAATTTCAACTACCAGCGGGCGGGGCGTGACTGGCCTTTCACGGGCATCGAGGACGAACACGAGGCGCCCCGGGGCAACCTGCTGATCAGCGATGGCGACGCCTTGCGCCACCTGGCCCTGGAAGGACTGGGACTGGCGCGGCTGGCCAGTTTCCAGGTGCACGACGACCTCCGCGAGGGGCGCCTGCAGGCGGTGCTGGAGGACTACAACCCCGGCGACAGCAAGCCGATTCACGCACTCTACGTCGGCCAGGGCGGGCACCTGCCGACACGGGTGCGGGTGCTGCTGGACTTTCTGGCCGAGCGGATGCGCCTTCCCTAGAGAGGCTTCTCCGCCCAGGTGGCGAGGAAGGTCGGCAGGTACCTGTCGATCACGAAGCGCGGGTTCGGCTGGGCGTCTTCATGGAAGCCGCGCAGCACGAA from Pseudomonas tohonis includes:
- a CDS encoding AAA family ATPase, with product MHTTFRTGLVVGKFSPLHLGHERLIRAAQGQCERLLLLCWSLPELPGCEAGRRERWLRLRFPELQAEVVTPARIQAWREQGKRLPDLPHNDAPEFEPRQFVAEFCQAVFGTTVDAVFTSEGYGEGFAAHLAGVFGHSVRHVCVDPQRLAVPVSGTRLRADPHGLRDFLAPEVHADFVERIVLLGGESTGKSSLAIALAAALDAPCVAEFGREHWVAKDGQLEFDDLLHIGRTQVAREDQAALTAGRYLVCDTSALTTLFYSHAMFGRAEAELATLAERPYAHTFLCADDFPFVQDGTRQDETFRRRQQAWYRAELQRRGWPFQVLTGPLEARVEQVLGHLRNASPG
- a CDS encoding HigA family addiction module antitoxin, with protein sequence MIKNGMRPIHPGEILREEFLVPLDMSVNALAGALRVPATRLHEIVKERRAISADTALRLARYFGGEAQSWLNLQASYDLRVAELDHGAEIEADVSPRVA
- a CDS encoding putative adhesin, with the translated sequence MKLAEIHDDVFMCNIMVFAGHGGFCRVYRNRPRMITVPSNTTITFWCPDQSGQFSSLSTLDNDIGKLIDVTNGLSEMCKTMRASNDRLPVTYEPGDQIKNYVLMSPQSLQLGEARSLSRLVTVQQSGIGSTKGVFLEDLLYEFGGRNCHWAACREVINLSDVIMEGGELVRN
- a CDS encoding MFS transporter encodes the protein MPVALYALTAGAFGIGVTEFIIMGLLLEVGGDLGVSISAAGLLISGYALGVVAGAPLLTALSARWPRKTTLLALMVIFTLGNLACALAPNYTALMAARVLTSFAHGTFFGVGSVVATSLVAADRRASAIAIIFTGLTVATILGVPFGTWLGQAMGWRAAFWAVTVVGVVALVIIALFVPRDREKPAPSSLREDFRVLGRPAVLLGLLTTVLGFGGVFTVFSYIAPLLTRVSGFGEAAVSPVLLVFGAGLVLGNLLGGRLADRRLLPALLGSMAALAVVLGLMGFVLENQVAVIAFTFLLGVAGFATVPPLQIWVLEKAEGAGQSVAASFNIAAFNLGNALGAWLGGSVIDQGPGLIALPWAAASLPILALAVALFALRLEKRRDARLAMA
- a CDS encoding LysR family transcriptional regulator; translated protein: MPRPDINRFGEMDVFVRVVETGGFTSAARACGITPSAVSKLVSRLEARLGARLFNRSTRRLGLTPEGERFYQRSLGILADLNEAEREAGASARPHGRVCISCNVPIGRQYLIPVLPEFLALYPEVTLDISLTDAVVDLLETRADVAIRSGPLKDSGLVARKLGDSAHHVVAAPAYLARHGAPATPAELAGHNCLNFNYQRAGRDWPFTGIEDEHEAPRGNLLISDGDALRHLALEGLGLARLASFQVHDDLREGRLQAVLEDYNPGDSKPIHALYVGQGGHLPTRVRVLLDFLAERMRLP